From Deltaproteobacteria bacterium:
CGGCCGCTGAACCGGATGGGCGTGGCCAGAAACAGGGTCGAGAGTTCCGGGCAGTCAAACCCCTCGCCGACAAGCTGGCCGGTGGCAATCAGGACCTTGACCTGGCCGGCGTTCAGGGCGGCGATAATCTCC
This genomic window contains:
- a CDS encoding ATP-dependent helicase, whose amino-acid sequence is EIIAALNAGQVKVLIATGQLVGEGFDCPELSTLFLATPIRFSGRVLQYLGRILRPAPGKDKARVYDYLDVNVGVLINAARSRARVYGG